The Bernardetia sp. ABR2-2B DNA window AGTCTATATTTGGGTAAATCTTTTAAATACTGAACGTCTGTATAGCCTTTAGTATAACCTGCTGCTGCTTTTTCAGGAACCATTTCTATATTTTCATTATTATTTTCATCTACTGTAATAGCAAGAACTCGTAAAGAATCTGCTGCTACATAACGAGCAAGTCGTTTGCTTGGTGTATCCTGACTTTCTTCTTCAAGGTTTTTGGTTACTAAATTATCTATCTGTACTTCAAAAATTTGCGCCAATCGTTGTAATGTTTGGAGACGTGGTTCTGCCCTTCCTTCTTCATAAGAAGAATATGCTCCACGAGAAATAGAAGCTTCATTGGCTAATGCTTGTTGGCTTTTTTTGGATTTACGGCGTAAATAACGTAGATTTTGACTTAGAAACATAACAGTATTAATTATTTGAATAACAGTATTTTTAAGACACAATCGCAAATCATCATTATAATTACCATAATGTATTTATTGCAAAGTGTTTATGCTTTATATAAATAAAACTAATCTAATTTTAGCATTATCTAATAAAAGTAACTAAATTTATCAAAAATACCAAAATATTTTGAAATATATAAGCTTTTTAGCCAAAAGTTGCTAAGAATAGTTGCTTTTCCTCTTTTTTTGAGAAAAAAATATTTTAGAAAGTCTTTGGTAACTTCAATCTTTACCTTTTAGTAAATAACTATGAATAATAAAAAAGATGTCAAAAAACTAGAGCTTTCTTTTGTAGAAAGTAAAGATGGCTCTCATACACTTCTTCGACACGACATTAACGAAACTTACCATTCACATAATGGAGCGATACAAGAATCACTTTGGGTTTTTATAGATAAGGGTTTGAATTATTTAAAAGAGCAAAATTATACTTCAATCAAGATATTAGAGGTAGGTTTTGGGACAGGATTGAATGCAGTTTTGGCATATCAGTTTGCAAAAAAAAACGAAATTAAAATAGAATATATATCTTTAGAGCCTTTTCCAGTCCCTTTAGAAATTACTGAAAAACTAAACTATACTGATTTTTTAGGAGGAGAAAGTGAAGCTATTTTTAATCAATTACATCAAGTTAGTTGGGAAGAGAAACACCAAATATCAAACTATTTCTCAATAAAAAAGGTAGAATCTACATTAGAAGACTACAAGGGTAGTTTTGAAAGTCAAAGTAAGCTCAACTACTTTGATTGTATTTTTTATGACGCTTTTGCGCCTAGTAAACAAGCTGAAGTTTGGCAGTTATCAAACCTTCAAAAAGCATTTGATTTTACAAAAGAGAATGGAGTTTTAGTTACTTATTGCGCCCAAGGTCAGTTCAAAAGAGATTTGAAAGCAATAGGTTGGAAGCTAGAAAGCCTAGATGGCGCACCACCAAAACGAGAAATGATAAGAGCTACAAAAATAAGCAGCTAACAAAAACAATCTGTAATTAAATTCACTTTGATTTTAAAAGTTTTGTTTTAATACATAAGGAATTATTTTTAATTGTTAATCTAATTTCAACTGTAATACACGATTTGAGGCTATTAAATTCAATATTATTTGATAATCAAAGTAAAAAAATAACTTGGTTATAATTTCCTTTAAGGATTATTCTAAAGAGATAGAAAATAAAAATTCAAAAATTATAACTTCTCACAAATTATTATTTGTGGGTTTTGTTATAGTTTTATTTTTGAGCTAGTTAAGATATTTTGGAATAGTTTTAGAATAAAGTTTAGTAATTTTAAATCACTCTACTATAAAATATTCTATCTATGAAATCTTTTAATTTTACTTTCTTATTTATTATTTCTGTATTATTCTTTTCTAGTTGTAGCAACTTCAAGATTGTTACTATCAATGATATGAATAAAAACAAAGAAAATACTGAAAGCAATACTTTGAAAAACAAAGTAAAAATATCAAATCAAGAATCAGAATCTACATCAACCAGCGAAAATTATAAAGAATCTTTATCAAAAGCTGAAAAAGTAGTTGATGCAGCTCGTGAACAACTTGGAACTCCTCACCTTCTCAAAAATCCTAAAAAGAAAAGTGCTACTGATTGTTCGGGTATGACCTGTAAATCTTATTCTGTCGTCGGAGTAAATCTACCTCGGACTACTACTGGTCAGGCAGAAATGGGGAAGTTTGTTTCTAAGAAAGCACTTCAAAAAGGAGATTTAGTATTTTTTACATCAAAAAAAAATAACAGGAGAATTTCTCATGTAGGTCTTATCAGTCGTGTAGAGAAAGATGGAAGTGTTTATTTTATACATACATCTACCTCACGAGGTGTAGTAGAAGATGATTTCTACATGAAACATTGGCAGGATAACTTTGTTACAGCCCGTAGAGTTCTATAAAAAAAATTATTTGAATTTTAATACTCCACCTTCCTTATTCACTTCAAAATTCACATTCGCACCACAAATAACAGCTTCATTTTGGGCTGTATGTCCAATAGGAAAGTCAAAAGCGACAGGATAATTGTATTCTTGTACCAAATCTGTAATCATTTGCTCAACAGAAAAGCCGAACTGTTGGGCAGTCTGCTTTGAATCAGAAAAACTACCAATTATTAGTCCTTTCAAATTTCTAAGTTTTCCTGCTCGGTAAAGTTGCCACAACATTCTATCGATAGCATATAAATTCTCACCAACTTCTTCTAAAAAAAGGATTTTATTATCGGTATTTATTTCTGTAGGAGTAGCAAGGCTGTTGATTATCATACTTAAATTTCCTCCTATTACTTCTCCTTCTGTTTCTCCTAATTTATTTTTTGGATGAGGTAGTGAATTAATTTGATATGATTTGCCTAATAGAGCCTGTAAAAAACTTTCTATAGATTTTTCAATCTGTATTTTATCAGTAACTTCACTTGTATCTTGCTTTAGGGTATTTCTCACTCTTTTTTCGCCTTTTTTACTCTGTTGAATTTGTACTTTCTGAGAATCTGTAAATGATTTTTGAGTTTCTAAATTAGTTTGAGATTGATATAAATACTTAAACTGAACAGGCATAAAACCATGCATACTTTGAAAACCTAATTGATTTATTTTCAAATGAATAGCTGTAATATCACTAAAACCAATGAGCCATTTGGGGTTTTCTAAAAATTTATCCCAGTTGAGTTTGTCCAAAATACGTCCCATTCCGTAGCCACCACGAATACACCAAATAGCTTTTGTGTCCTTACAATCTAAGGCTTTTTGAAGATCAAATAATCGATGCTCATCAGTAGCTGCAAAACGAAAAAAATTATCTGTTAAATGAATTCCCACTTTTGGAACAAAACCTTTTTCTAGTATCCATTGTGTCGCTTTTTCTATATGATTAGAATCCACGACTCCAGAGGGAGCAATAAGACAGATTATGTCTTTAGGTTGTAAGAAAGAGGGTGTTTGCATGTATTTTTTTATTATTTAATTTTCACTCATACTTCTTGTGAAGAAATAAAGTTTTAAAAATAAGGCTAAAAAACAAGAAACGCTATAAAAAAATTGATAAAACTCTTTTTGAGCTAACTTAAAGGATTTAATTTATCTTTTTTAACGTGAAATCGGGATTATCTACTGATTATCAAATAGTTAGCCTATTCTTTTTAATCTTCGATGCTGTCCTTTCGGGCTGACCTTGATTAAAAGTAGGTCAGTCTCGTTAGAGCAGACCGAAAGTAGCTTTCCTTGTAGATAGAGAGATATTTCAGACTGTTTTTAATACCGAGTTCACGTTTTTTTAAGTAAAAAACTCGCACATGATTATTATTTCTACTAATATTCTTTTGTAACACTGCACTTGAATCAGTCAGAGAGCTAAAGTGCATGGTACCAAAAAAATAAGATTTTTTATTACCCATTCCATATTCTTGAATTATAAAATCAAGAGTTATAGAATCTTTTTGAATACAAATTCCTTTTTCAGATTGAAACAAGTAAGTTGTACTGTCTTTTATTTTTTCTTTAAAAGATAGAAAACCATTAAAATTGCTTAACATGTTTGCTTCTGAATCGTAAATAGTTGTGTCTCTTTGAAAAATTTCCACAGTTTTATATAAACTCCATTTTGATTCAAGAAACAAGTTTGTACTTTGAGAATCCAATTTGACAAAATCATCGTCTTTATTAGAAAAACATAATAACAATAAAATAAAAGTTATAAATTTCATAATATAGTTTATTTAATTTTATTAGGACTTTCGCAAATCATTTATAGAACAAAATTTTACTCTGTTATTTTTATTCCAGTAGGAACAATGCATACATTGTCCCTACACAAATACGATTTTGAAAAATAAAATTCGGTTGATTTTTAAAATTGCGAAAGTCCTAACTTTAAAAAAGAAAAAAACTTTTACACCCTCTCCATCTTCATTTCATTAAAATACATTCTCGTAGCCAACATGTGTTCACAAGCTCCTTTTCGAAGATTATTCATTTTGTAAAAATTACATTCACAACTAGCATCTACAATTCGCTCATCGTTATCTATTTGAACAAGTGTGGGATAGGTTGTATTTCTATCTCTTACTCTGCCTTTCAAAACAATTCGCTCACTTTTTTCGCCATCTTTATTGACGACATTTGTCGTATCAGCTTCTACTTGTACACCATCGTTTTTTATAAAACTTGTTGCTTTTTCTTCTTCTTCACTAGCAAAACGCAGCTTATCCATTGGTAAAGGGTCTTTAGAAAGCTCACGAACACGATAAACGCCCATTTTCAAATCATAAATTACTCGTCCTGCTTGTGTGTAGGCAGCCAAGGCAGAAGAAACCGTTTTATCATCTAAGTTTAGACGACGAGCCAGCGATGCCGAACTTTCAAACCAGTTTTGTTTGAGTGCATTAAAGACCGTTTTTTTAGTAAAATCATCTACTTCACTTCTTGGTGCCATCAAATCAAAATTCCCTGCTCTTGACCAATCGTTTGAAGTCCAACCTGAAAGACCAAGCGTAAAAGTCATATCAGATTCTAATTCTGCAATAAAAAAAGAAGGCAAACCAGTTCCTAACAAAACAACCTTAAAATTTTTAGCAATCGGAATAAGTCTTTCCAAAATCAGAATGCGTCGTCTTCCCCAAATACGAATTTCTTTGCTTTCACCTCCAGTATAAATCGAACAATGAAAAATCATTTCTTTATTCCAAGGCTCAATAATTATTTTGATAGGTTGATTTGGTTCTAAAACAAAACGAAGCGAACGAGGACTTTTTTTCTCCTTGAATCTTCTCAAAAACTGACACAAACTAAAAATATCCATCGGATGCAAATCTAGCGTAGTCGATGGTAATGTCATCGCAGAACTCACTTGCAAGAAACCACGCACCCACGTATCAGGCAAATCAATTTTGACTTCTTTATAACTATCTTCATTGGTTGTCTGAACTTCAAAACCACTTGGGTCAATCTTAAAATCTGTTTCTTTGTAGTTACGAATTTTCTGAAATTCATTATATAAAGTAGCCGAATAATCTACATTTGTAGTTCCACATTCAAACTCATTTATTTCCTTAAAGACATTATAACTACAACTCAATTTTCCATACGTAGATTCATCTTGACTAAAACACTCAAAAAATACCTCGTCTGGATGAACTGTAATTACTGGGTCAAGCACAAACCACGCATCTCGGTCTTTTTCGTATAGATAATTATAATATTCGCCTCGTGCTTTATAAAACGGAGCTAAGATTTTCTGACCTTCTTTATAGGATTCGTTCAATTCTTCTCTTACCTTCAACATTTTAGCTTTTACTTCTTCAATTTGAAAAGATTCCATGTATTCGGCAAGCCAAATTTGTTCTTGTTTTTCTGCCCACGCTTTATATTCTGTTTTGTCTTTGGGTTTGAAACGCAAATCTGAAACTACTACATGATGAAGCGTAGAAATTGCTTCACGAAAAGGGATTTTTTTATCCAATTTTCCTACAAAAAAAGTAGGTTCACGAAGCGTATCAGGAGCAAAAGACATTGCCGTCTGCTCTGAATTATTTATGATGTTGGTGTTTCCACCGTATTTATATTCGAAAAGCATAATTGTATTTTTTTGTGTTTTGCGTGTCGCTCGTGGGGACACGAGCAACGGTTAAAACGTTTACTTTCTACAAACATTACGCTGCTATGCAGCTAAAAATCAAATTCTACCATTGCTCATGTCCTCACGAGCGACCTATAAAAAAAAATTACTCAAAAACTAAAGCCACATTCAAATTATCATACTTCACTTTTAGTTTTTGAAGAATTTGTATAAATCGTTCTTTATCTTGAACGGTATTTGTAGCCACCAAATCATTGAATAAAGGAACAACCCAAAAAGCTGTTTCTTTTGAAGAAAAAGCCTCTTTTTCTAAGAAATCTAAGACTCTGTTTTTTGCAATTCTGCCTTTATTGACTTGCATCAAAACACAACGGAAATAAAATTCCATTTCTTTCAAACGCCCTAGATTTCCAGTTGCAAAACGTTCTAAATAATTAGTTGCAAAAAGCTGCATCGAATTGCTTGGGTGCTGACTGAGCATAGTGAGGTATTTTTCTCCATCTTTTTCTTCAAAGAATTTTGTAATAAGTTCCTTTCCAAAGGCTTCCACATCAAGACGAACCGAATCAGCAATAGAAACCAAACTATCTACATCCCAATCGTTTTC harbors:
- a CDS encoding NlpC/P60 family protein codes for the protein MKSFNFTFLFIISVLFFSSCSNFKIVTINDMNKNKENTESNTLKNKVKISNQESESTSTSENYKESLSKAEKVVDAAREQLGTPHLLKNPKKKSATDCSGMTCKSYSVVGVNLPRTTTGQAEMGKFVSKKALQKGDLVFFTSKKNNRRISHVGLISRVEKDGSVYFIHTSTSRGVVEDDFYMKHWQDNFVTARRVL
- the mnmD gene encoding tRNA (5-methylaminomethyl-2-thiouridine)(34)-methyltransferase MnmD is translated as MNNKKDVKKLELSFVESKDGSHTLLRHDINETYHSHNGAIQESLWVFIDKGLNYLKEQNYTSIKILEVGFGTGLNAVLAYQFAKKNEIKIEYISLEPFPVPLEITEKLNYTDFLGGESEAIFNQLHQVSWEEKHQISNYFSIKKVESTLEDYKGSFESQSKLNYFDCIFYDAFAPSKQAEVWQLSNLQKAFDFTKENGVLVTYCAQGQFKRDLKAIGWKLESLDGAPPKREMIRATKISS
- a CDS encoding LexA family transcriptional regulator, producing the protein MFLSQNLRYLRRKSKKSQQALANEASISRGAYSSYEEGRAEPRLQTLQRLAQIFEVQIDNLVTKNLEEESQDTPSKRLARYVAADSLRVLAITVDENNNENIEMVPEKAAAGYTKGYTDVQYLKDLPKYRLPFLPKDRTYRAFEITGDSMLPLQSGTIVIGEYVTDWHEVKDGQVCVIVLKNEGIVLKKVFNKIEEKGTLLLKSTNPQYDPYELEIAEVGEVWRFVAYIGKTLPQSDLDGLRTAVQRLEDRFQEFTVTNQ
- a CDS encoding SWIM zinc finger family protein, with the translated sequence MLFEYKYGGNTNIINNSEQTAMSFAPDTLREPTFFVGKLDKKIPFREAISTLHHVVVSDLRFKPKDKTEYKAWAEKQEQIWLAEYMESFQIEEVKAKMLKVREELNESYKEGQKILAPFYKARGEYYNYLYEKDRDAWFVLDPVITVHPDEVFFECFSQDESTYGKLSCSYNVFKEINEFECGTTNVDYSATLYNEFQKIRNYKETDFKIDPSGFEVQTTNEDSYKEVKIDLPDTWVRGFLQVSSAMTLPSTTLDLHPMDIFSLCQFLRRFKEKKSPRSLRFVLEPNQPIKIIIEPWNKEMIFHCSIYTGGESKEIRIWGRRRILILERLIPIAKNFKVVLLGTGLPSFFIAELESDMTFTLGLSGWTSNDWSRAGNFDLMAPRSEVDDFTKKTVFNALKQNWFESSASLARRLNLDDKTVSSALAAYTQAGRVIYDLKMGVYRVRELSKDPLPMDKLRFASEEEEKATSFIKNDGVQVEADTTNVVNKDGEKSERIVLKGRVRDRNTTYPTLVQIDNDERIVDASCECNFYKMNNLRKGACEHMLATRMYFNEMKMERV
- a CDS encoding LD-carboxypeptidase gives rise to the protein MQTPSFLQPKDIICLIAPSGVVDSNHIEKATQWILEKGFVPKVGIHLTDNFFRFAATDEHRLFDLQKALDCKDTKAIWCIRGGYGMGRILDKLNWDKFLENPKWLIGFSDITAIHLKINQLGFQSMHGFMPVQFKYLYQSQTNLETQKSFTDSQKVQIQQSKKGEKRVRNTLKQDTSEVTDKIQIEKSIESFLQALLGKSYQINSLPHPKNKLGETEGEVIGGNLSMIINSLATPTEINTDNKILFLEEVGENLYAIDRMLWQLYRAGKLRNLKGLIIGSFSDSKQTAQQFGFSVEQMITDLVQEYNYPVAFDFPIGHTAQNEAVICGANVNFEVNKEGGVLKFK